A single genomic interval of Halobacillus halophilus DSM 2266 harbors:
- a CDS encoding DNA internalization-related competence protein ComEC/Rec2: protein MIGKGSWHIPVTAFVLGGVLVRLSGTPFWLLLSIVIGWIFFIRQSWPYVAVLLCFCLFGYYYLSPLTPTSIKPGPTGLLSATISSDVKETPQTIQMEVTLQDSKEKAMVILFNNQMEPEDRPQTWHHGAVCSLEGNREEIDKATNPGQFNYQAFLANQEIYSQIEIEGTDGLSCKDRSLLSYLYEWRNNLMVHVENVVDAQAYPWMAALIFGESKHLKESTIEWFRAFNLSHILAISGLHVGLTIGGLYILIYRTGLGTIEQARLLVILMLPGYCFLAGAAPSVVRASLMAFLILIFRKIKIKIPITDLLSLVAISLLLLSPGYFTNVGFQFSFLVTMSLIYSLPIIERSPFVFVQSAYISLISQLSILPIQLSYFYEFNPLSLFANLFIVPYFSFIVIPLLLILFCVCLTTPELAYWFSKLIIYPHEKILHTLQTISTPFNIQWIVGELEPLYIVMYLFCFGFMMKEWVRERLFRGFTAGIIAVCVLLFFSVLPYISPGGKVTMLDIGQGDCFVVELPYRRGIIIVDAGGPPVFSKDKNKTVEQIITPYLKSRGIRSIDGIFVSHKDIDHSGSVQAMVETFRVSELFVSDYYEADEEGVEIVRVRPEDRIIIADHSFRVLYPKDDSGNPNDNSLVLWSEIGGLTWLFTGDISTENEEELMESYPGIQADVLKVAHHGSDTSSSEEWVEWLKPRINLISAGRDNRYGHPHGEVTQRLEKYGSLYVTKDHGAVQYTFSGSSGTFSTYLPYNASRE from the coding sequence ATGATCGGAAAAGGAAGTTGGCATATCCCCGTCACTGCTTTTGTTTTGGGCGGGGTACTTGTCCGTTTATCAGGAACGCCGTTCTGGTTACTGCTCAGTATAGTGATCGGCTGGATTTTCTTCATAAGGCAATCCTGGCCGTATGTTGCTGTCCTTCTATGTTTTTGTCTGTTTGGCTACTATTATTTGTCCCCTTTGACACCTACCTCCATTAAACCAGGTCCAACAGGACTGCTATCAGCAACGATCTCCTCAGATGTGAAAGAGACCCCTCAAACGATTCAAATGGAAGTTACACTGCAGGATTCAAAAGAGAAAGCAATGGTGATTCTTTTCAATAATCAAATGGAACCAGAGGATCGTCCGCAAACCTGGCACCATGGAGCGGTCTGCAGTCTGGAAGGCAATAGAGAAGAGATAGACAAGGCAACGAACCCGGGGCAGTTTAATTACCAGGCGTTTTTAGCTAATCAAGAAATATACTCTCAAATCGAAATCGAAGGTACTGATGGATTATCATGCAAGGATCGATCTCTCCTTAGTTATCTCTATGAATGGCGCAATAACCTCATGGTGCACGTGGAAAACGTAGTGGATGCTCAGGCTTACCCCTGGATGGCGGCACTGATTTTTGGAGAGTCTAAGCACCTTAAGGAATCGACCATAGAATGGTTTAGAGCTTTTAATCTGTCCCATATCCTCGCCATATCAGGTCTTCATGTTGGATTAACTATTGGAGGCTTATACATTCTTATATATCGTACGGGTCTTGGAACTATTGAGCAGGCCAGATTACTTGTAATTCTCATGCTTCCGGGCTATTGTTTTTTAGCTGGAGCAGCTCCTTCTGTGGTGCGGGCTTCACTAATGGCTTTCCTTATCCTGATTTTCAGGAAGATAAAAATAAAAATTCCAATAACAGATCTTTTATCCCTGGTAGCTATAAGCTTATTGTTATTGTCACCGGGTTACTTCACAAATGTTGGATTTCAGTTTTCTTTTTTAGTTACCATGAGTTTAATTTATTCTCTCCCCATTATTGAAAGGTCTCCATTTGTATTTGTACAGTCAGCTTACATTAGCTTAATTAGTCAATTGTCTATACTTCCTATTCAACTTTCCTATTTCTACGAATTTAATCCCCTTTCACTATTTGCCAATCTGTTTATAGTTCCTTACTTCTCATTTATTGTCATCCCACTGCTCTTAATTTTATTCTGCGTTTGTCTGACCACTCCCGAACTTGCATATTGGTTCTCTAAATTAATTATTTACCCCCACGAAAAAATTCTTCACACTCTTCAGACTATAAGTACTCCCTTTAATATTCAATGGATTGTAGGAGAGCTGGAACCCTTGTATATCGTTATGTATCTATTCTGCTTCGGATTCATGATGAAGGAGTGGGTAAGGGAACGTTTGTTCAGAGGTTTTACAGCCGGGATAATTGCTGTATGCGTACTTCTATTCTTTAGTGTACTACCTTATATTTCGCCCGGTGGCAAAGTGACAATGCTGGACATTGGACAGGGAGATTGCTTTGTAGTGGAACTTCCTTATCGGAGAGGGATAATCATAGTGGATGCGGGTGGGCCGCCTGTTTTTAGTAAGGATAAAAATAAAACAGTTGAACAGATTATTACCCCTTACTTAAAATCACGTGGGATACGATCCATTGATGGTATATTTGTTTCACATAAGGATATAGATCACAGCGGAAGTGTCCAGGCAATGGTTGAAACATTTCGTGTGAGTGAATTATTTGTCAGTGATTATTATGAAGCAGATGAAGAGGGGGTAGAAATTGTCCGTGTAAGACCTGAAGATCGAATTATTATTGCGGACCATTCTTTTCGGGTGCTTTACCCCAAAGATGATTCCGGTAACCCTAATGATAACTCTCTGGTTTTATGGAGTGAAATCGGAGGGTTAACCTGGTTATTTACTGGTGATATATCAACTGAGAACGAAGAGGAGCTAATGGAGTCTTATCCAGGCATCCAGGCTGATGTATTAAAAGTGGCCCACCATGGAAGCGATACTTCAAGTTCTGAAGAGTGGGTGG